One window from the genome of Osmerus eperlanus chromosome 1, fOsmEpe2.1, whole genome shotgun sequence encodes:
- the LOC134027650 gene encoding poly(rC)-binding protein 2-like isoform X4, which produces MDSGVIEGGLNVTLTIRLLMHGKEVGSIIGKKGESVKKMREESGARINISEGNCPERIITLAGPTTAIFKAFSMIIEKLEEDISSSMTNSTATSKPPVTLRIVVPASQCGSLIGKGGCKIKEIRESTGAQVQVAGDMLPNSTERAITIAGTPQSIIECVKQICVVMLESPPKGVTIPYRPKPSGSPVIFAGGQAYAVQGQHAIPQPDLTKLHQLAMQQSPFPIAPNNQGFTGMDASAQTSSHEMTIPNDLIGCIIGRQGSKINEIRQMSGAQIKIANPVDGSADRQVTITGSPASISLAEYLINASVESSKLPSSSSTPDLTLSTSTTTTTTTSPAATSTATSSSSSSSSCVMPPSASISLSLSAPGPPSSSSSSSSDSPLPSSPACVSSLLSLKPLPLLALHVVSGSAPSNSAHSVSPDAPKLSSELGSKSKRRKLSPY; this is translated from the exons ATGGACTCCGGTGTCATCGAAGGAGGACTCAATGTCACCCTGACCATCAGGTTGCTCATGCATGGAAAG GAAGTTGGAAGCATTATTGGCAAG AAAGGCGAATCTGTGAAGAaaatgagggaggag agtGGTGCTCGCATCAATATCTCGGAGGGAAACTGCCCAGAGAGGATCATCACCCTGGCTGGTCCCACTACTGCCATCTTCAAAGCATTCTCCATGATCATTGAAAAGCTGGAGGAG GACATCAGTAGCTCCATGACCAACAGCACGGCCACCAGCAAGCCCCCGGTCACCCTTCGCATCGTGGTGCCGGCCAGCCAGTGTGGCTCCCTCATTGGAAAGGGAGGATGCAAGATCAAAGAGATCCGCGAG tcgACAGGTGCTCAGGTACAGGTTGCAGGAGACATGCTTCCTAACTCCACAGAGAGAGCCATCACCATTGCCGGCACTCCCCAGTCCATCATTGAGTGTGTAAAGCAGATCTGTGTGGTCATGCTGGAG TCTCCCCCTAAAGGGGTCACCATCCCGTACCGGCCCAAGCCCTCAGGATCCCCAGTCATCTTCGCTGGAGGACAG GCGTATGCTGTTCAAGGACAGCACGCGATTCCACAGCCCGAT CTCACCAAGCTTCACCAGCTGGCAATGCAGCAGAGTCCTTTCCCCATCGCCCCTAACAACCAGGGCTTCACCG GTATGGATGCCTCTGCGCAAACCAGTTCCCATGAGATGACCATTCCAAATGAT CTGATTGGGTGCATCATCGGTCGCCAGGGCTCCAAGATCAACGAGATTCGGCAGATGTCCGGCGCCCAGATCAAGATCGCCAACCCAGTGGACGGCTCTGCTGACCGGCAGGTCACCATCACCGGCTCTCCGGCCAGCATCAGCCTGGCAGAGTACCTCATCAACGCCAG TGTAGAGTCCTCTaaacttccctcctcctcctcgaccCCTGACCTGACCCTCAGCAcctctactactactactactaccacctCTCCTGCCGCTACCTCTActgctacctcctcctcctcctcctcctcctcctgtgtgatgcccccctcagcctccatctctctgtccttgtCGGCTCCagggcccccctcctcctcctcctcttcctcctctgactcCCCACTCCCCAGCTCTCCCGCCTGTGTCTCCAGTCTGCTCAGcctcaagcccctccccctcctggcccTCCATGTAGTCAGTGGCTCTGCCCCCAGTAACTCCGCCCACTCGGTCAGCCCGGACGCTCCGAAGCTCTCCTCAGAGCTGGGCTCCAAGTCGAAGAGGCGAAAGCTGTCCCCTTACTAA
- the LOC134027650 gene encoding poly(rC)-binding protein 2-like isoform X2 — MDSGVIEGGLNVTLTIRLLMHGKEVGSIIGKKGESVKKMREESGARINISEGNCPERIITLAGPTTAIFKAFSMIIEKLEEDISSSMTNSTATSKPPVTLRIVVPASQCGSLIGKGGCKIKEIRESTGAQVQVAGDMLPNSTERAITIAGTPQSIIECVKQICVVMLESPPKGVTIPYRPKPSGSPVIFAGGQAYAVQGQHAIPQPDSSSASISPQLTKLHQLAMQQSPFPIAPNNQGFTGMDASAQTSSHEMTIPNDLIGCIIGRQGSKINEIRQMSGAQIKIANPVDGSADRQVTITGSPASISLAEYLINASVESSKLPSSSSTPDLTLSTSTTTTTTTSPAATSTATSSSSSSSSCVMPPSASISLSLSAPGPPSSSSSSSSDSPLPSSPACVSSLLSLKPLPLLALHVVSGSAPSNSAHSVSPDAPKLSSELGSKSKRRKLSPY, encoded by the exons ATGGACTCCGGTGTCATCGAAGGAGGACTCAATGTCACCCTGACCATCAGGTTGCTCATGCATGGAAAG GAAGTTGGAAGCATTATTGGCAAG AAAGGCGAATCTGTGAAGAaaatgagggaggag agtGGTGCTCGCATCAATATCTCGGAGGGAAACTGCCCAGAGAGGATCATCACCCTGGCTGGTCCCACTACTGCCATCTTCAAAGCATTCTCCATGATCATTGAAAAGCTGGAGGAG GACATCAGTAGCTCCATGACCAACAGCACGGCCACCAGCAAGCCCCCGGTCACCCTTCGCATCGTGGTGCCGGCCAGCCAGTGTGGCTCCCTCATTGGAAAGGGAGGATGCAAGATCAAAGAGATCCGCGAG tcgACAGGTGCTCAGGTACAGGTTGCAGGAGACATGCTTCCTAACTCCACAGAGAGAGCCATCACCATTGCCGGCACTCCCCAGTCCATCATTGAGTGTGTAAAGCAGATCTGTGTGGTCATGCTGGAG TCTCCCCCTAAAGGGGTCACCATCCCGTACCGGCCCAAGCCCTCAGGATCCCCAGTCATCTTCGCTGGAGGACAG GCGTATGCTGTTCAAGGACAGCACGCGATTCCACAGCCCGAT tcttcctctgcctctatctCCCCACAGCTCACCAAGCTTCACCAGCTGGCAATGCAGCAGAGTCCTTTCCCCATCGCCCCTAACAACCAGGGCTTCACCG GTATGGATGCCTCTGCGCAAACCAGTTCCCATGAGATGACCATTCCAAATGAT CTGATTGGGTGCATCATCGGTCGCCAGGGCTCCAAGATCAACGAGATTCGGCAGATGTCCGGCGCCCAGATCAAGATCGCCAACCCAGTGGACGGCTCTGCTGACCGGCAGGTCACCATCACCGGCTCTCCGGCCAGCATCAGCCTGGCAGAGTACCTCATCAACGCCAG TGTAGAGTCCTCTaaacttccctcctcctcctcgaccCCTGACCTGACCCTCAGCAcctctactactactactactaccacctCTCCTGCCGCTACCTCTActgctacctcctcctcctcctcctcctcctcctgtgtgatgcccccctcagcctccatctctctgtccttgtCGGCTCCagggcccccctcctcctcctcctcttcctcctctgactcCCCACTCCCCAGCTCTCCCGCCTGTGTCTCCAGTCTGCTCAGcctcaagcccctccccctcctggcccTCCATGTAGTCAGTGGCTCTGCCCCCAGTAACTCCGCCCACTCGGTCAGCCCGGACGCTCCGAAGCTCTCCTCAGAGCTGGGCTCCAAGTCGAAGAGGCGAAAGCTGTCCCCTTACTAA
- the LOC134027650 gene encoding poly(rC)-binding protein 2-like isoform X3 yields the protein MDSGVIEGGLNVTLTIRLLMHGKEVGSIIGKKGESVKKMREESGARINISEGNCPERIITLAGPTTAIFKAFSMIIEKLEEDISSSMTNSTATSKPPVTLRIVVPASQCGSLIGKGGCKIKEIRESTGAQVQVAGDMLPNSTERAITIAGTPQSIIECVKQICVVMLEQSPPKGVTIPYRPKPSGSPVIFAGGQAYAVQGQHAIPQPDLTKLHQLAMQQSPFPIAPNNQGFTGMDASAQTSSHEMTIPNDLIGCIIGRQGSKINEIRQMSGAQIKIANPVDGSADRQVTITGSPASISLAEYLINASVESSKLPSSSSTPDLTLSTSTTTTTTTSPAATSTATSSSSSSSSCVMPPSASISLSLSAPGPPSSSSSSSSDSPLPSSPACVSSLLSLKPLPLLALHVVSGSAPSNSAHSVSPDAPKLSSELGSKSKRRKLSPY from the exons ATGGACTCCGGTGTCATCGAAGGAGGACTCAATGTCACCCTGACCATCAGGTTGCTCATGCATGGAAAG GAAGTTGGAAGCATTATTGGCAAG AAAGGCGAATCTGTGAAGAaaatgagggaggag agtGGTGCTCGCATCAATATCTCGGAGGGAAACTGCCCAGAGAGGATCATCACCCTGGCTGGTCCCACTACTGCCATCTTCAAAGCATTCTCCATGATCATTGAAAAGCTGGAGGAG GACATCAGTAGCTCCATGACCAACAGCACGGCCACCAGCAAGCCCCCGGTCACCCTTCGCATCGTGGTGCCGGCCAGCCAGTGTGGCTCCCTCATTGGAAAGGGAGGATGCAAGATCAAAGAGATCCGCGAG tcgACAGGTGCTCAGGTACAGGTTGCAGGAGACATGCTTCCTAACTCCACAGAGAGAGCCATCACCATTGCCGGCACTCCCCAGTCCATCATTGAGTGTGTAAAGCAGATCTGTGTGGTCATGCTGGAG CAGTCTCCCCCTAAAGGGGTCACCATCCCGTACCGGCCCAAGCCCTCAGGATCCCCAGTCATCTTCGCTGGAGGACAG GCGTATGCTGTTCAAGGACAGCACGCGATTCCACAGCCCGAT CTCACCAAGCTTCACCAGCTGGCAATGCAGCAGAGTCCTTTCCCCATCGCCCCTAACAACCAGGGCTTCACCG GTATGGATGCCTCTGCGCAAACCAGTTCCCATGAGATGACCATTCCAAATGAT CTGATTGGGTGCATCATCGGTCGCCAGGGCTCCAAGATCAACGAGATTCGGCAGATGTCCGGCGCCCAGATCAAGATCGCCAACCCAGTGGACGGCTCTGCTGACCGGCAGGTCACCATCACCGGCTCTCCGGCCAGCATCAGCCTGGCAGAGTACCTCATCAACGCCAG TGTAGAGTCCTCTaaacttccctcctcctcctcgaccCCTGACCTGACCCTCAGCAcctctactactactactactaccacctCTCCTGCCGCTACCTCTActgctacctcctcctcctcctcctcctcctcctgtgtgatgcccccctcagcctccatctctctgtccttgtCGGCTCCagggcccccctcctcctcctcctcttcctcctctgactcCCCACTCCCCAGCTCTCCCGCCTGTGTCTCCAGTCTGCTCAGcctcaagcccctccccctcctggcccTCCATGTAGTCAGTGGCTCTGCCCCCAGTAACTCCGCCCACTCGGTCAGCCCGGACGCTCCGAAGCTCTCCTCAGAGCTGGGCTCCAAGTCGAAGAGGCGAAAGCTGTCCCCTTACTAA
- the LOC134027650 gene encoding poly(rC)-binding protein 2-like isoform X1, with amino-acid sequence MDSGVIEGGLNVTLTIRLLMHGKEVGSIIGKKGESVKKMREESGARINISEGNCPERIITLAGPTTAIFKAFSMIIEKLEEDISSSMTNSTATSKPPVTLRIVVPASQCGSLIGKGGCKIKEIRESTGAQVQVAGDMLPNSTERAITIAGTPQSIIECVKQICVVMLEQSPPKGVTIPYRPKPSGSPVIFAGGQAYAVQGQHAIPQPDSSSASISPQLTKLHQLAMQQSPFPIAPNNQGFTGMDASAQTSSHEMTIPNDLIGCIIGRQGSKINEIRQMSGAQIKIANPVDGSADRQVTITGSPASISLAEYLINASVESSKLPSSSSTPDLTLSTSTTTTTTTSPAATSTATSSSSSSSSCVMPPSASISLSLSAPGPPSSSSSSSSDSPLPSSPACVSSLLSLKPLPLLALHVVSGSAPSNSAHSVSPDAPKLSSELGSKSKRRKLSPY; translated from the exons ATGGACTCCGGTGTCATCGAAGGAGGACTCAATGTCACCCTGACCATCAGGTTGCTCATGCATGGAAAG GAAGTTGGAAGCATTATTGGCAAG AAAGGCGAATCTGTGAAGAaaatgagggaggag agtGGTGCTCGCATCAATATCTCGGAGGGAAACTGCCCAGAGAGGATCATCACCCTGGCTGGTCCCACTACTGCCATCTTCAAAGCATTCTCCATGATCATTGAAAAGCTGGAGGAG GACATCAGTAGCTCCATGACCAACAGCACGGCCACCAGCAAGCCCCCGGTCACCCTTCGCATCGTGGTGCCGGCCAGCCAGTGTGGCTCCCTCATTGGAAAGGGAGGATGCAAGATCAAAGAGATCCGCGAG tcgACAGGTGCTCAGGTACAGGTTGCAGGAGACATGCTTCCTAACTCCACAGAGAGAGCCATCACCATTGCCGGCACTCCCCAGTCCATCATTGAGTGTGTAAAGCAGATCTGTGTGGTCATGCTGGAG CAGTCTCCCCCTAAAGGGGTCACCATCCCGTACCGGCCCAAGCCCTCAGGATCCCCAGTCATCTTCGCTGGAGGACAG GCGTATGCTGTTCAAGGACAGCACGCGATTCCACAGCCCGAT tcttcctctgcctctatctCCCCACAGCTCACCAAGCTTCACCAGCTGGCAATGCAGCAGAGTCCTTTCCCCATCGCCCCTAACAACCAGGGCTTCACCG GTATGGATGCCTCTGCGCAAACCAGTTCCCATGAGATGACCATTCCAAATGAT CTGATTGGGTGCATCATCGGTCGCCAGGGCTCCAAGATCAACGAGATTCGGCAGATGTCCGGCGCCCAGATCAAGATCGCCAACCCAGTGGACGGCTCTGCTGACCGGCAGGTCACCATCACCGGCTCTCCGGCCAGCATCAGCCTGGCAGAGTACCTCATCAACGCCAG TGTAGAGTCCTCTaaacttccctcctcctcctcgaccCCTGACCTGACCCTCAGCAcctctactactactactactaccacctCTCCTGCCGCTACCTCTActgctacctcctcctcctcctcctcctcctcctgtgtgatgcccccctcagcctccatctctctgtccttgtCGGCTCCagggcccccctcctcctcctcctcttcctcctctgactcCCCACTCCCCAGCTCTCCCGCCTGTGTCTCCAGTCTGCTCAGcctcaagcccctccccctcctggcccTCCATGTAGTCAGTGGCTCTGCCCCCAGTAACTCCGCCCACTCGGTCAGCCCGGACGCTCCGAAGCTCTCCTCAGAGCTGGGCTCCAAGTCGAAGAGGCGAAAGCTGTCCCCTTACTAA
- the LOC134027650 gene encoding poly(rC)-binding protein 2-like isoform X8 → MDSGVIEGGLNVTLTIRLLMHGKEVGSIIGKKGESVKKMREESGARINISEGNCPERIITLAGPTTAIFKAFSMIIEKLEEDISSSMTNSTATSKPPVTLRIVVPASQCGSLIGKGGCKIKEIRESTGAQVQVAGDMLPNSTERAITIAGTPQSIIECVKQICVVMLESPPKGVTIPYRPKPSGSPVIFAGGQAYAVQGQHAIPQPDLTKLHQLAMQQSPFPIAPNNQGFTGMDASAQTSSHEMTIPNDLIGCIIGRQGSKINEIRQMSGAQIKIANPVDGSADRQVTITGSPASISLAEYLINARLSSEATGLAAN, encoded by the exons ATGGACTCCGGTGTCATCGAAGGAGGACTCAATGTCACCCTGACCATCAGGTTGCTCATGCATGGAAAG GAAGTTGGAAGCATTATTGGCAAG AAAGGCGAATCTGTGAAGAaaatgagggaggag agtGGTGCTCGCATCAATATCTCGGAGGGAAACTGCCCAGAGAGGATCATCACCCTGGCTGGTCCCACTACTGCCATCTTCAAAGCATTCTCCATGATCATTGAAAAGCTGGAGGAG GACATCAGTAGCTCCATGACCAACAGCACGGCCACCAGCAAGCCCCCGGTCACCCTTCGCATCGTGGTGCCGGCCAGCCAGTGTGGCTCCCTCATTGGAAAGGGAGGATGCAAGATCAAAGAGATCCGCGAG tcgACAGGTGCTCAGGTACAGGTTGCAGGAGACATGCTTCCTAACTCCACAGAGAGAGCCATCACCATTGCCGGCACTCCCCAGTCCATCATTGAGTGTGTAAAGCAGATCTGTGTGGTCATGCTGGAG TCTCCCCCTAAAGGGGTCACCATCCCGTACCGGCCCAAGCCCTCAGGATCCCCAGTCATCTTCGCTGGAGGACAG GCGTATGCTGTTCAAGGACAGCACGCGATTCCACAGCCCGAT CTCACCAAGCTTCACCAGCTGGCAATGCAGCAGAGTCCTTTCCCCATCGCCCCTAACAACCAGGGCTTCACCG GTATGGATGCCTCTGCGCAAACCAGTTCCCATGAGATGACCATTCCAAATGAT CTGATTGGGTGCATCATCGGTCGCCAGGGCTCCAAGATCAACGAGATTCGGCAGATGTCCGGCGCCCAGATCAAGATCGCCAACCCAGTGGACGGCTCTGCTGACCGGCAGGTCACCATCACCGGCTCTCCGGCCAGCATCAGCCTGGCAGAGTACCTCATCAACGCCAG
- the LOC134027650 gene encoding poly(rC)-binding protein 2-like isoform X6, whose amino-acid sequence MDSGVIEGGLNVTLTIRLLMHGKEVGSIIGKKGESVKKMREESGARINISEGNCPERIITLAGPTTAIFKAFSMIIEKLEEDISSSMTNSTATSKPPVTLRIVVPASQCGSLIGKGGCKIKEIRESTGAQVQVAGDMLPNSTERAITIAGTPQSIIECVKQICVVMLESPPKGVTIPYRPKPSGSPVIFAGGQAYAVQGQHAIPQPDSSSASISPQLTKLHQLAMQQSPFPIAPNNQGFTGMDASAQTSSHEMTIPNDLIGCIIGRQGSKINEIRQMSGAQIKIANPVDGSADRQVTITGSPASISLAEYLINARLSSEATGLAAN is encoded by the exons ATGGACTCCGGTGTCATCGAAGGAGGACTCAATGTCACCCTGACCATCAGGTTGCTCATGCATGGAAAG GAAGTTGGAAGCATTATTGGCAAG AAAGGCGAATCTGTGAAGAaaatgagggaggag agtGGTGCTCGCATCAATATCTCGGAGGGAAACTGCCCAGAGAGGATCATCACCCTGGCTGGTCCCACTACTGCCATCTTCAAAGCATTCTCCATGATCATTGAAAAGCTGGAGGAG GACATCAGTAGCTCCATGACCAACAGCACGGCCACCAGCAAGCCCCCGGTCACCCTTCGCATCGTGGTGCCGGCCAGCCAGTGTGGCTCCCTCATTGGAAAGGGAGGATGCAAGATCAAAGAGATCCGCGAG tcgACAGGTGCTCAGGTACAGGTTGCAGGAGACATGCTTCCTAACTCCACAGAGAGAGCCATCACCATTGCCGGCACTCCCCAGTCCATCATTGAGTGTGTAAAGCAGATCTGTGTGGTCATGCTGGAG TCTCCCCCTAAAGGGGTCACCATCCCGTACCGGCCCAAGCCCTCAGGATCCCCAGTCATCTTCGCTGGAGGACAG GCGTATGCTGTTCAAGGACAGCACGCGATTCCACAGCCCGAT tcttcctctgcctctatctCCCCACAGCTCACCAAGCTTCACCAGCTGGCAATGCAGCAGAGTCCTTTCCCCATCGCCCCTAACAACCAGGGCTTCACCG GTATGGATGCCTCTGCGCAAACCAGTTCCCATGAGATGACCATTCCAAATGAT CTGATTGGGTGCATCATCGGTCGCCAGGGCTCCAAGATCAACGAGATTCGGCAGATGTCCGGCGCCCAGATCAAGATCGCCAACCCAGTGGACGGCTCTGCTGACCGGCAGGTCACCATCACCGGCTCTCCGGCCAGCATCAGCCTGGCAGAGTACCTCATCAACGCCAG
- the LOC134027650 gene encoding poly(rC)-binding protein 2-like isoform X7 — MDSGVIEGGLNVTLTIRLLMHGKEVGSIIGKKGESVKKMREESGARINISEGNCPERIITLAGPTTAIFKAFSMIIEKLEEDISSSMTNSTATSKPPVTLRIVVPASQCGSLIGKGGCKIKEIRESTGAQVQVAGDMLPNSTERAITIAGTPQSIIECVKQICVVMLEQSPPKGVTIPYRPKPSGSPVIFAGGQAYAVQGQHAIPQPDLTKLHQLAMQQSPFPIAPNNQGFTGMDASAQTSSHEMTIPNDLIGCIIGRQGSKINEIRQMSGAQIKIANPVDGSADRQVTITGSPASISLAEYLINARLSSEATGLAAN; from the exons ATGGACTCCGGTGTCATCGAAGGAGGACTCAATGTCACCCTGACCATCAGGTTGCTCATGCATGGAAAG GAAGTTGGAAGCATTATTGGCAAG AAAGGCGAATCTGTGAAGAaaatgagggaggag agtGGTGCTCGCATCAATATCTCGGAGGGAAACTGCCCAGAGAGGATCATCACCCTGGCTGGTCCCACTACTGCCATCTTCAAAGCATTCTCCATGATCATTGAAAAGCTGGAGGAG GACATCAGTAGCTCCATGACCAACAGCACGGCCACCAGCAAGCCCCCGGTCACCCTTCGCATCGTGGTGCCGGCCAGCCAGTGTGGCTCCCTCATTGGAAAGGGAGGATGCAAGATCAAAGAGATCCGCGAG tcgACAGGTGCTCAGGTACAGGTTGCAGGAGACATGCTTCCTAACTCCACAGAGAGAGCCATCACCATTGCCGGCACTCCCCAGTCCATCATTGAGTGTGTAAAGCAGATCTGTGTGGTCATGCTGGAG CAGTCTCCCCCTAAAGGGGTCACCATCCCGTACCGGCCCAAGCCCTCAGGATCCCCAGTCATCTTCGCTGGAGGACAG GCGTATGCTGTTCAAGGACAGCACGCGATTCCACAGCCCGAT CTCACCAAGCTTCACCAGCTGGCAATGCAGCAGAGTCCTTTCCCCATCGCCCCTAACAACCAGGGCTTCACCG GTATGGATGCCTCTGCGCAAACCAGTTCCCATGAGATGACCATTCCAAATGAT CTGATTGGGTGCATCATCGGTCGCCAGGGCTCCAAGATCAACGAGATTCGGCAGATGTCCGGCGCCCAGATCAAGATCGCCAACCCAGTGGACGGCTCTGCTGACCGGCAGGTCACCATCACCGGCTCTCCGGCCAGCATCAGCCTGGCAGAGTACCTCATCAACGCCAG
- the LOC134027650 gene encoding poly(rC)-binding protein 2-like isoform X5 gives MDSGVIEGGLNVTLTIRLLMHGKEVGSIIGKKGESVKKMREESGARINISEGNCPERIITLAGPTTAIFKAFSMIIEKLEEDISSSMTNSTATSKPPVTLRIVVPASQCGSLIGKGGCKIKEIRESTGAQVQVAGDMLPNSTERAITIAGTPQSIIECVKQICVVMLEQSPPKGVTIPYRPKPSGSPVIFAGGQAYAVQGQHAIPQPDSSSASISPQLTKLHQLAMQQSPFPIAPNNQGFTGMDASAQTSSHEMTIPNDLIGCIIGRQGSKINEIRQMSGAQIKIANPVDGSADRQVTITGSPASISLAEYLINARLSSEATGLAAN, from the exons ATGGACTCCGGTGTCATCGAAGGAGGACTCAATGTCACCCTGACCATCAGGTTGCTCATGCATGGAAAG GAAGTTGGAAGCATTATTGGCAAG AAAGGCGAATCTGTGAAGAaaatgagggaggag agtGGTGCTCGCATCAATATCTCGGAGGGAAACTGCCCAGAGAGGATCATCACCCTGGCTGGTCCCACTACTGCCATCTTCAAAGCATTCTCCATGATCATTGAAAAGCTGGAGGAG GACATCAGTAGCTCCATGACCAACAGCACGGCCACCAGCAAGCCCCCGGTCACCCTTCGCATCGTGGTGCCGGCCAGCCAGTGTGGCTCCCTCATTGGAAAGGGAGGATGCAAGATCAAAGAGATCCGCGAG tcgACAGGTGCTCAGGTACAGGTTGCAGGAGACATGCTTCCTAACTCCACAGAGAGAGCCATCACCATTGCCGGCACTCCCCAGTCCATCATTGAGTGTGTAAAGCAGATCTGTGTGGTCATGCTGGAG CAGTCTCCCCCTAAAGGGGTCACCATCCCGTACCGGCCCAAGCCCTCAGGATCCCCAGTCATCTTCGCTGGAGGACAG GCGTATGCTGTTCAAGGACAGCACGCGATTCCACAGCCCGAT tcttcctctgcctctatctCCCCACAGCTCACCAAGCTTCACCAGCTGGCAATGCAGCAGAGTCCTTTCCCCATCGCCCCTAACAACCAGGGCTTCACCG GTATGGATGCCTCTGCGCAAACCAGTTCCCATGAGATGACCATTCCAAATGAT CTGATTGGGTGCATCATCGGTCGCCAGGGCTCCAAGATCAACGAGATTCGGCAGATGTCCGGCGCCCAGATCAAGATCGCCAACCCAGTGGACGGCTCTGCTGACCGGCAGGTCACCATCACCGGCTCTCCGGCCAGCATCAGCCTGGCAGAGTACCTCATCAACGCCAG